TGCTggtattttgatttctttgatcTTAAAAGAGAATGAAAATGATTGCTTAACAAATCTGTTCATTTAAAGCATTGGCAGGAGAAGAAAATAATACTGCATGTGATAATCATTAAATCAAGACATACATAAATTgactagaaaaaataaatctgacTTATTTTATCATGGATTTCAGTAATTAACAACacttagaaatatatatacaaatcaaCAGTACCTTCTGGCTCACTGCAGGTTGGCTGCGTGGTCTGTCAGGTGATGATGTGGGCATGGCGGTAGGTGTGGCGGTAGGCCTGGTGGTAGGCGTGGTCGCTGTCTTGGTGTTTGATTGTGGAGAGTCACCACCAGCTGATTTGGATGCTATGGCCTTGGGGACAGatgtttgaagattttttttcctttcttcttCTGATACTGGATACAGTAAAGTTCTACCAATATCTGGATGTCTAAAAATAGAGTTGAGTAAATACTACAAAAACTACAGCtgtttttatatctaaaaatacaatgaatcaacatggaatatttttattaatatctaataatcaaaaaatttaaaatataggTTCAATTGAGGTCAatctttctctctttttaaaactaactctctttctctctcactctctcacGTATACTTACTCCTCTACTTTGACTACATCTGTCCATTTCTCTATCAGATACATTAAGTTCGGTGGAGGTTCTTCATTATATCTTTCTTTATATATCACTTCTAGTCGAGTACTCCACATTCCATTTGTTTTTCCTTCCATTAActatccaaaaaaaaacccaatttattttataaatttttcaacattagtaATTACGgacaaccaacttttattcgcggtgactttatttcgcgatttccTGGAGATAAACTGGATCGCGGCGACTAATCatcgcgaccaagccttatccagacccaTGTTGTGATAAGAATCAAACAACAAGGGATGGTTTGCGGTGAGAAATATTTGCGACAACAAGGCTCTCGCGAACCTcacgaaaatttctcgcacgcgaataaaagttggtttacagtatttggtTAAGCCTCTAAAAGTTTAGACCCCAATAtgctgtttaaaatttaaaatttgtgaatGGGGAGTATGCACATGCatgctgacagaaaagagctagCTCATGCAAAGTTTTTTCCAAACATCAATTTAGGACAGAGCTAGCTCTTggaatgattttttctttacatcaattTAGGACCAAAGGGAAACCCCAGAAACTTTGAATCAGTCCAGTCCTACACTTTTTCACCAAATCCTCTACACAATGTAGAGGAGCTGAGTGAGTGATGCTGATATCGATGCTTTGTCCTATTAATGATTCTGTTCATTTCTTCAATAAGCATAAAACTGgcaaaatatgttcattttaatacatgtatttactttttttagaTAGCAACAAACAAACTGTCAAATTTACCCTGTACAACCCAAATTTTAAAGatcagaaaattttcaaagtttttttcatgtCAATATTCTTATAATAAATCCATGAATACATGTGAACATTTGATAGAATAAATAATGTGTTTCTTTGTGTCATCAATAGAGAATGCAAAGAACACACTAATTAAGTGAAAACACAgccaatgatttttattttaaacaaaacaaaattacaaaagtTGTTGATAGTTTTGAATAATTGACTGTTATAAAGAACTtcgaaaatctttgaaaaactaCAAACTGGTTCACAAATTAGTCAACAACACACTCAACATGGAagttcaaacaaaattatttccaCACTCATTTTCTTAAAGTAACATGAACCCGGTTTGTTTTCTTCACAGAATGGATGCACCATTCATTCTGCTAGGATAACTCTGGCGGTTTGAAGTGCTTGGGATTAGAGTTAAAAGGACACAGGTATAATACTTTTCTTTTGGCAATTTAAACTCCTGGCACATGCCTAGGTCTGCATAAACTGGAGTAAGGCGAACGTGTCACCTTACCTGAGGATCCGGCACTCTGCCCTATACAGGTACGGGAATCACTTTGCATTTATAATTCACAcacaattctttatttttaatggATGCATAgctttgttggttttttttatttaaagaaaaaggaCTGTTATATTCACATGTATCTCTTGATTTTGCATTTTCCCCCAGATATCATTTTTGGATTAATATACTCAATTTAGTATCTTCTTACTTTTTAATTAACAATGAATTCTGTTTTTTGTAGCATTTTATCATGTCTTCATagattttcaaatgaataaCCAATTTGGTTTATAAATATGGCATATCATATACAAGTTTGTTTGcttaaaaaagttaataaaaatggGACATTGAAATAATTACCTTAgattaatataaacaaatattgcttcattttgatttcataaatgACATGATAAGAAAATCACAAAGATCTAATCTTGAGCTGTGAAAAATCACTTAGCATTGGCACTAAACGttaagtttaaaatttgttaaaccCTTCAAGAAATAAATCTACATTCAATGGTTAACTGATGCCAGAGTTAGATAAAATTGTGATCATAACTTTTAAGTTATGTAACATACAAATCATCTTCACAAAAATCTGATCATGACCTAACTTAGAGAAACACACAGGAATATTTCAGGTTTAACAGACCaacaaatttgttttcataacagTAAGATAGATGTGTATCGTtcatgaaaacaatttaaatgtatatctatTTAAATGTCGTTGATAACTACGAGCATTACATCACAAACAAATGTTGATACAAAGCTTTATGACAAAACTTTGCTAACAGCTTTCTCAGCATGCTGACATGTTTATTCTGAGCTCTTATTAAAGTAATACTGTGTTTACTATAAgttcaaactgttctaaatgaTAGCTTCCATTAGGGTTATTCAGATtgctgtaaaaatatatatatttacaggaCTAAACTTTGCCAAGTTTAGGTTACAAAGAAATCAAACTGTGTAATTTTGTGCTATATTGAAGACAGATATTTTAACAGCTTTCCAAATAATGTGAACATGGTATTGACTTTCCTAAATCTATGCAATAAACCtcaaattacccccccccccccccctcacacaCATACAAACATGAAAGCTTTCCATtgaacacacacacatacatgtttCTTGAACTCTTCTTCATATTAACATAACAATTTCCCCAACATTGAAATTCTACATGAGTGTTCACATTCCCATGAAATATTCTGCGTTAGTATCTGATTGTCTTACATTATgcaatgcttttaaaatacactGCAACATTCCAAACAAATACCTCCCCTCCCTAGATCAGACTGGGCACTTGCCTTGTGCACATCAATACTTGATGTTCTTTTCACTGACTTTAAAATGCTACTAATTTAACAAAATGCTgatctgaaatgaaattttatgtcCTCAGCATCCCGACAACAATGTCTATAGTTTAGTAGACTCCATCATGACAGATGCGTCAGTGTTACGAGACTTCACTCAGCCGGACGAGTTGAGTGACCTTACGCTTGTCATTGGTGGTACCCCCCTCCATGTACACAAACAGTACCTGGCTGAGTGGTCTCCAGTGTGGCGCCAGATGTTCCTGGAGGAATGCTCCAGCCCCCAGGGTCTACAGGAAATAGCAATGCCGGACAAAAGTTTACAAGAAGTTACGGAACTGCTCCATTGCATCTACTCTACACAAAAACCTATATCAGGTGCGTGAAAACTTGTTgtgtaacaaaaaaattaagtttttaggtttaaggtaaaaaaaagaaattcaattcaCACTCTTCACCCTTCCATATTTTCAcattaaagggaaaaaaaatgttaatattttttcaaataccgGTAAATAAAAGTCTCAATTATGTTAATACACTACAAATGTACCTGGTATAATCTTtgagattaataaaaaaaaaaatcaaaattgaagtGCAGTTCTTTATTCAGTTTATGAATATCAACAATAAGGTATGTTACTATGCGTGGATAGAAAGTATTGAGCGGTGACAATCACACAGACAGCCCTTATATACTAAGTGTTTCCATTAAAATTGgagaaaataaattgattttccaTTACAAGACGTCCATAGAAAAATAGAGTTTGTCTGGAAAACAGGTAACAATCCCATGTCTgggaattttaaaatcaactgaCAGACCATTTCCTTATCTGAAATCTTACCTCCCTTCAAGAATTTGAttacataatttttatcaaaagaaagagCAATTACAAGTAGATCCATGTCATGTTTACTATGTTCAAATAAACCGATTCATATCATTTGTAAACGTTCACATATGAAGTGAGAGTTGCATCATAATCCAATAATTCTACTCAGGTGATTAACAATAATTAAGTAGGAGGAACTGTTTGAGTGACCTTTTAACTTCTCTTACACACACAGTATTGGCTTAGCCTTTATTGGCAGTGTCTCTCCTAGCTTATACCAGATTTTCCTAATATCCAGTGCCACCTCTACATAACTGTTTCCTGCCAATTTACTTTAAAGGTTTAACCCATCAATTCCTCATCCTTATAATTACCTTCATAATTCAAATGGGGCACTGGTAGTTTTTAATGAATGAGATGTGAAAACATGTTTTCGCTTATCTATTTCACATATTAACTGACTAAGTGGAGCATTCAGGAGAGGCATATGAATGCACactgtgaaaagttaacaaatttttttcatatgattgaATCAGTCACCTCAAACAAAAGAGAAATGAACACGTTATTAAAAGTGAAAACAcaagaaaaaagttttatacatatatacacttACAGTGAATATTCAATGCAATAAAGCATTGTTAAAACAGAGAAACTTTATAAACTTAATCATTGATCTTAGCCTTGTATACCAACATCTAAAAGTGAGTTATTAAgacaaaacttattttttatattgatcgGTGACAATCACACAGACAGCCCTTATATACTAAGTGTTTCCATTAAAATTGgagaaaataaattgattttccaTTACAAGACGTCCATAGAAAAATAGAGTTTGTCTGGAAAACAGGTAACAATCCCATGTCTgggaattttaaaatcaactgaCAGACCATTTCCTTATCTGAAATCTTACCTCCCTTCAAGAATTTGAttacataatttttatcaaaagaaagagCAATTACAAGTAGATCCATGTCATGTTTACTATGTTCAAATAAACCGATTCATATCATTTGTAAACGTTCACATATGAAGTGAGAGTTGCATCATAATCCAATAATTCTACTCAGGTGATTAACAATAATTAAGTAGGAGGAACTGTTTGAGTGACCTTTTAACTTCTCTTACACACACAGTATTGGCTTAGCCTTTATTGGCAGTGTCTCTCCTAGCTTATACCAGATTTTCCTAATATCCAGTGCCACCTCTACATAACTGTTTCCTGCCAATTTACTTTAAAGGTTTAACCCATCAATTCCTCATCCTTATAATTACCTTCATAATTCAAATGGGGCACTGGTAGTTTTTAATGAATGAGATGTGAAAACATGTTTTCGCTTATCTATTTCACATATTAACTGACTAAGTGGAGCATTCAGGAGAGGCATATGAATGCACactgtgaaaagttaacaaatttttttcatatgattgaATCAGTCACCTCAAACAAAAGAGAAATGAACACGTTATTAAAAGTGAAAACAcaagaaaaaagttttatacatatatacacttACAGTGAATATTCAATGCAATAAAGCATTGTTTAAACAGAGGAACTTTATAAACTTAATCATTGATCTTAGCCTTGTATACCAAAATCTAAAAGTGAGttattaaacttattttttcattaacatgGTTAACAAGACATGCAAGTTTATCAACATGGCTTGGAACATGCATTTCTTGTAAACTAAATATCAGTAATTTAACTAATTTATTTTTCCTCTCTTTTTTAGATGCAAATGTGAGATTTTTGTTGGAACTTTCCgatgaattcaaaataaatcgTGTGAAAGAACGCTGTGAacaatttctgaaaaatcaGGAGTGTTCCCTTGGAAATTTAGTCATCGCAGAGAAATATAACCTCCGATCCCTCTACAAACGATGCATGGAGCATGCCAAAACCAAAACTCTAGAAGAACTGGACTCAAGTGTTGAGTGCAAAAAGCTGTCCCAAAAGACACTGTTAAAGATATATCATGACAAGATCGAGATGCTACGGGATTATTCAAAAGACTTGACGCAGAAGGACAGACAGACATTAAAAGACTGCGACACACTAAAGATGGAGAAAGAGAACATGAAGAGAAGTCTACAGAGTATACAGGTGCTCTGGGAGTCTCCCAGCAAGAGGTGCTTCAGGCACATTGCAGACAGTGCATTCAATTACAGCTGTGCAGACTGCAATGAAAAGATTTACTTTGAAGTGCGAAAGTTGTGTGGCGAGGGGCAGCATCTCAGGAGATACTTCCCTAAACAGTTGGACAAGAAGTCATCGACTTAGTTGAAGAGGAGATGAAAGGATTATCTTTTTCTAACTCTGAGAGGAATTAAGGCCTAAACTTATACATGAAAGAGTTGGAAGGGGGGTGCGGGTGGATAAAGATTAATTCTTGGATATAAATTTATGTGGAAAGGGGGAAGGTTAAacaaatggtacatgtataaaataaaaacatgcatgAAAGAATTAAGGGACATTTAAAGGttctaaaactgaaatttttacactTAATAGAGTAGGGAATTGTTAaatgatgtaatatttttagtacatgttATGTTTTCCAGGGAGACTATATATTTTTACCTGTTTATGGTACATTAacataaatataatgaaaaaaagtgGTACTGGTCTAAAAACAATAACCATgctttgtttaatatttgtgtaaattgtagattaaataaaacaaatttactgAACATGTACAATAAGTTCTTACTTCTTTGACACGCCTCTTCACTTGTGAACCATCAGATGCCGGGGGACTAAGGGCACGTGAATGTTCTATAAAAAGATAAACCAATgaataaaaaactaaaattaacCCTCAACTAACATGAAATCTGCAgcatgcaacaaaaaaatctatatatcaCAAAAGTAGTATATGCACCaataacataataaaaatagCTACAGAAACTGaactaaaatgaaatattttagaaatgtaTACATCCAATAtattgcaatacatgtattaaaatgggTTTACTTTTCACCATGTACAAAGTTAGCTGACAAGCAAAGAgttatgaagatattgattgATAATCTTTCTATAATCAGAGTAGTTTGACCCAAGACCTGTGACTTTGTGAACTCAAActcaatgggtttttttaactcCTTTACGTGTACCAGTTTACCAAGTACTGTATGTCTGACATGCAGTTGGTACTCACTACtcaaatatttagaaaatattttctctatttagACTAGTATGATCCTTGACCATGTGACCTTAATATCAATTGACTGACAgcaaaactgaccagtcaggaagggccccgctatgacaattaatatagagaagtgaaaaaaactttgaattccatcctctttatattacgaatgatgaaaaataaatgcccgagagaagatgtaaagaactggaatatataggatctcgtgatttgtagttggatatgattttcatccaacaattaaagtgtttttttcttgagccttagtgaggggataaaacacacaagttggataaaaatcatattgtactacaaatcatatgagattctatttatcccatgttttatacaccacaatcaatgtttacactgtttataaaactccacattattttacttcattatgcctacgcaaatcccattgtaaagtcacaactgtgggataaaaatatccaatgagtcatatccaccGGATAAAgggggttaacatgggatgaaataaaatttgttaaaaaaacaaagaattgataccaatgcaatgatacctaggctttgcctcaacttcaaacaaacatcacttgcagacacatgtgtatatatcttgattttagaattcaataaagttatcattaatCATTGTGTActgtattttaaccaaaataaaatatgaatattatattttaaatccatatttcaaagaatgtacacaatactacacatcattcaaaattgaccttaacttcaaaacaaagttcatttgcagacacaggcagtgcagtaattaatctcaatgtgacagataaaaataaagcttaggattttctttctgtggaaggttaattaatcccaaaggacaaatattgcacagccttccatgcatacaatggtaacattctcagcagttatctctctttgcccattcattctcagcagttatctctctttgcccattcattcttatgcatctaccccaccaccccagctccaaaccagatgACATAGAgtaccaaacttagcatcaaaatatgtatttctgcctactgaactaccataccaaatttgaacttgattgggcaaccataaaaaaagttattagaaaaaaacaggaaatttgtggacggaagagtgacagacggacggacagagtgattactatcaGTCTAGAcggactcccaaaacggagtcaacggaagtgaatttctgCAAGTATTTtggactccgttttgggagtctaCGCATGCGcacttgtacaaaaaatggcGATTTTTCGATGAAAACATGGGGTCCACGAGAAATCATCTTGCAAAGTGCTGCATGTGTTGGCAGACttctaacatgttttaaaagaccCAGGATATAATTTACTATCGATCGTATTTGCACGAAATAGGTGTTTATTTGCACTTAAGAAAGTTATTTATCTCCGAATTTGGATGTTTGGACGATGcttaaaaagtgatatttttgtgtttttcatggaattttATCGTTACTAAAaggtaaattgcattaaattgtACTTTCTTCGTATTGTGTTACAATTTAAAGTCACCAAACGCACAAATTGATAACTGCATAAACGAAAAGGGCCCCGACTACTAACAAAAACTGACTGCTCTAGCGATGATTAAAAACgtcttatttgttttgaaaaaatagaatTGGTAGTTTAAAAACCTAGatacaataactctttaaattaaacagataattatcatcaaaacaattataatcgCTCGCAGCGTTTCCGATGTTAGTTAACCAtattaaatgcataattattcTAGATAATTAAGTAATTAAGCCTGAAAATGATGTAAATGAGACTATATATCAACCAACAACGATTAATAATCATATCCa
This genomic window from Magallana gigas chromosome 5, xbMagGiga1.1, whole genome shotgun sequence contains:
- the LOC105328807 gene encoding BTB and MATH domain-containing protein 38 — encoded protein: MTDASVLRDFTQPDELSDLTLVIGGTPLHVHKQYLAEWSPVWRQMFLEECSSPQGLQEIAMPDKSLQEVTELLHCIYSTQKPISDANVRFLLELSDEFKINRVKERCEQFLKNQECSLGNLVIAEKYNLRSLYKRCMEHAKTKTLEELDSSVECKKLSQKTLLKIYHDKIEMLRDYSKDLTQKDRQTLKDCDTLKMEKENMKRSLQSIQVLWESPSKRCFRHIADSAFNYSCADCNEKIYFEVRKLCGEGQHLRRYFPKQLDKKSST